Proteins encoded by one window of Bacillus sp. DTU_2020_1000418_1_SI_GHA_SEK_038:
- a CDS encoding cupin domain-containing protein has product MEKKSITDAIEFSEEKFTKRIIFREGESTVFVLNFMPGQQLPAHKHPGTNVYLMVLHGNGTLIINGEPIEVAEKDVVRADGEEEFAFTNSGNENVSLYVMLNKIPDERYAQNI; this is encoded by the coding sequence AGATGCAATAGAATTTAGCGAAGAAAAGTTTACGAAAAGGATTATTTTTCGCGAAGGCGAAAGCACAGTATTCGTCTTAAATTTTATGCCTGGACAGCAGCTTCCTGCTCATAAACATCCTGGAACAAATGTGTATTTAATGGTCCTTCATGGAAACGGAACTCTTATTATTAATGGAGAACCAATCGAGGTTGCAGAAAAAGATGTCGTCCGTGCAGATGGCGAAGAAGAATTTGCATTTACAAATAGCGGAAATGAAAATGTCAGCCTTTATGTCATGTTAAATAAAATTCCCGATGAGCGCTATGCACAAAATATATAA
- a CDS encoding GNAT family N-acetyltransferase: protein MEYRRITSIEDPLFVKMHDLMKEVFPPEEVLEFELWKEPLEDPGIRVFVAVHQDEVVGATEYRYYPDWNIAMTDFTIIGRPGLSLGRFLAQNREKDLNELAHANGKELFGMFAEIYDPYQLDDHEFGGVKPMNPFVRREVLSHLGYKRLDLSYVHPSWKNDGEAVKGLDFCFMPKDEAISEIPAQLVSDFLTTYYSVLSNKPQEWVQMIEEINNNTGIKLLPL, encoded by the coding sequence ATGGAATATAGAAGAATAACGAGCATTGAAGATCCATTGTTTGTCAAAATGCATGATTTAATGAAGGAGGTATTTCCTCCTGAAGAGGTACTGGAATTTGAATTATGGAAAGAGCCATTAGAAGATCCGGGAATCAGGGTGTTCGTCGCCGTTCATCAAGATGAAGTTGTAGGTGCAACGGAATATCGTTACTATCCGGACTGGAATATTGCGATGACAGATTTTACGATTATTGGTCGCCCAGGGCTTAGCCTAGGTCGCTTCTTAGCACAAAATCGAGAAAAAGACTTGAATGAATTAGCTCATGCGAATGGAAAAGAATTGTTTGGCATGTTCGCAGAAATCTATGATCCTTATCAGCTCGATGATCATGAATTTGGCGGAGTTAAGCCAATGAATCCATTTGTTCGCCGTGAAGTATTATCCCATCTCGGCTATAAGCGCCTGGATTTATCTTATGTACATCCTTCCTGGAAAAATGATGGCGAAGCAGTTAAAGGTCTCGATTTTTGTTTTATGCCGAAGGATGAAGCTATTTCCGAAATTCCGGCACAATTAGTTTCTGACTTTTTAACGACTTATTATTCAGTGCTCTCTAATAAACCGCAGGAATGGGTTCAAATGATTGAAGAAATAAATAACAATACTGGAATAAAACTGTTGCCATTATAA
- a CDS encoding GNAT family N-acetyltransferase has protein sequence MAYRSEFYAFNQEKPVPIVIRNYMNSDFDELIQIQAECFPPPFPSELWWNKEQLHNHVTLFPEGALCVEVDGELAGSLTGVCVHFDPKHPSHKWEEVTDSGYIRNHDPKGNTLYIVDISVRPKYRKLGLGKMLMQSMYQVVVQLGLDRLLGGGRMPGYHKVAESMTPNEYIDAVIKGILPDPVISFLLRSGRTPIAIIENYLEDEESLNHAVLMEWKNPFNFIGQKSPDS, from the coding sequence ATGGCTTATCGCAGCGAATTTTATGCCTTTAATCAGGAAAAACCAGTCCCCATTGTCATACGAAATTATATGAATTCTGATTTTGATGAGCTTATACAAATTCAGGCTGAATGCTTTCCACCGCCCTTTCCTTCCGAATTATGGTGGAATAAAGAGCAATTGCATAATCATGTTACCCTATTTCCTGAAGGGGCGCTTTGCGTTGAGGTAGATGGCGAATTAGCGGGCTCATTAACTGGGGTTTGTGTTCATTTTGATCCGAAACATCCTTCACATAAATGGGAAGAGGTAACGGATAGCGGATATATTCGCAATCATGATCCGAAAGGGAACACCCTTTATATTGTTGATATAAGTGTCAGACCAAAGTATCGTAAGCTGGGACTAGGAAAAATGTTGATGCAGTCGATGTATCAGGTTGTCGTTCAACTAGGGCTTGATCGTTTGCTTGGCGGCGGGAGAATGCCAGGGTATCACAAAGTAGCAGAGAGCATGACTCCAAACGAATATATAGACGCTGTGATCAAAGGGATACTGCCAGATCCGGTCATTTCCTTTCTGTTGCGATCTGGCAGAACACCGATTGCCATCATTGAAAACTACTTAGAAGATGAGGAATCCCTAAACCATGCTGTGTTGATGGAGTGGAAAAATCCCTTTAACTTTATTGGGCAAAAGTCTCCTGATTCGTAA
- a CDS encoding carbon-nitrogen hydrolase family protein — MKLRVSAVQYHLHTIHSFEDFAKQCEHYIKTAQEFGSEFILFPEFFTTQLLSIGNEQGTSLSINELPDFTEQYKDLFSNFAKETNTHIIAGTHVIEKKGRLYNVAHMFYPDGRVVEQAKLHITPTEVEEWNMSAGDGLEVLDTDKGRIAILTCYDIEFPEIVRMAKAKGADVIFCPSCTDDRHGFHRVRYTCHARAIENQVYVVVTGTVGSLPTVDFMRGNFGQAAVITPNDVPFPPKGIMVEGEINDDMIVTADLDLRLLHEVRERGSVTTWRDRRVDLYPDWEK, encoded by the coding sequence TTGAAACTACGTGTTTCTGCGGTGCAGTATCATCTGCATACCATTCATTCATTCGAAGATTTTGCGAAGCAATGTGAACATTATATTAAAACAGCACAGGAGTTTGGTTCGGAATTTATTTTGTTTCCTGAATTTTTTACTACCCAGCTTTTATCGATTGGAAATGAACAAGGAACAAGTTTATCGATTAACGAACTCCCTGACTTTACAGAACAATATAAAGATCTTTTTTCAAATTTTGCTAAAGAAACGAATACGCATATTATTGCCGGTACACATGTGATAGAAAAGAAAGGCCGTTTATACAATGTAGCACATATGTTTTACCCCGATGGCCGTGTTGTAGAGCAGGCTAAGTTACATATTACCCCAACAGAGGTTGAGGAATGGAACATGTCTGCCGGTGATGGACTTGAGGTTCTTGATACGGATAAAGGGCGAATTGCCATTTTGACATGCTATGACATTGAATTTCCGGAAATTGTTAGGATGGCAAAGGCTAAGGGGGCAGATGTCATTTTCTGTCCATCTTGTACAGATGACCGTCACGGCTTCCACCGCGTTCGTTATACATGCCATGCACGTGCAATTGAGAATCAAGTGTATGTTGTCGTAACAGGTACTGTCGGTTCACTCCCGACTGTTGACTTCATGCGGGGGAATTTTGGCCAAGCAGCCGTTATTACTCCAAATGATGTCCCATTTCCTCCAAAAGGCATTATGGTTGAAGGGGAAATCAATGATGATATGATCGTTACAGCTGATCTCGATTTAAGATTATTACATGAAGTAAGAGAACGAGGTTCAGTGACAACGTGGCGTGACCGACGTGTCGATCTATATCCGGATTGGGAAAAATAA
- a CDS encoding DL-endopeptidase inhibitor IseA family protein, giving the protein MRAKKWLYSGLAVTILSLPVFTLTDGVMAKEPPNKIVQNVKQEKKISEKQVVSLVSKWKKSETYVQSGGNYKEGEYKSFQYENMPYRYLSSDIGTKKKLLKYLTATLTRSQANLFIEERGIIEYKGKMAQPEADGGSLLHWDKAKAVFLEKDDKKRIYKLEVPVGETKETEVFHAEVIYLQGKGWKISERPYMPVNLDIPGNINPAFIFFKFLLVDHTQSAEQFLYGDFDTAAFKKGIKKIEMKKLEELARTKTQVEFVVSFHAELEKGYKGQLKNGENKMYFLIENTGEMEFKIVGAGMEQHLE; this is encoded by the coding sequence ATGAGAGCAAAAAAATGGTTATATTCAGGGCTTGCCGTAACGATATTAAGTTTACCTGTATTCACTTTAACGGACGGAGTAATGGCAAAAGAACCGCCGAATAAAATCGTTCAAAATGTGAAGCAGGAAAAGAAAATTTCTGAAAAACAAGTTGTTTCTTTAGTAAGTAAATGGAAGAAAAGTGAAACATATGTTCAAAGTGGCGGAAACTACAAAGAAGGGGAATACAAATCATTTCAGTACGAAAATATGCCATACCGGTATTTATCAAGTGATATAGGAACAAAGAAAAAGCTTCTAAAATACTTGACTGCCACTTTAACGAGATCCCAAGCTAATCTGTTTATTGAGGAACGGGGTATTATTGAATATAAAGGAAAAATGGCTCAGCCTGAAGCGGATGGTGGTTCCCTTCTGCATTGGGATAAGGCAAAGGCTGTTTTCTTAGAAAAGGATGACAAGAAACGAATTTATAAGTTAGAGGTTCCAGTGGGAGAGACAAAAGAAACGGAAGTCTTTCATGCTGAGGTTATTTATTTGCAAGGAAAAGGGTGGAAAATTAGTGAAAGACCATATATGCCTGTGAATTTAGATATTCCAGGTAATATTAACCCAGCTTTTATCTTTTTTAAATTCCTGTTAGTGGATCACACCCAATCTGCAGAACAATTCCTTTATGGAGATTTTGACACGGCAGCATTCAAAAAAGGGATTAAGAAAATTGAAATGAAAAAGTTAGAAGAACTTGCTAGAACGAAAACGCAAGTTGAGTTTGTTGTATCCTTCCATGCTGAATTGGAAAAGGGATATAAGGGCCAATTGAAAAATGGGGAAAATAAAATGTATTTTCTCATAGAAAATACGGGTGAGATGGAATTCAAAATAGTAGGTGCTGGAATGGAACAACATCTTGAATAA
- a CDS encoding threonine/serine exporter family protein translates to MILHLITSFVATASFAILFNAPRKSLIKCGLVGMIGWIVYISLVEYEFDAVVASFFAAFMVAVISQILSKIYKTPSIIFSISGIIPLVPGGIAYNAMRHFVVNDYNTALQLAAKAFMISGAIAVGLVISEVLNQIILKIKFRQV, encoded by the coding sequence ATGATTTTACATTTAATCACTAGCTTTGTTGCTACTGCTTCTTTTGCCATATTATTTAACGCACCGAGAAAGTCCCTTATTAAATGCGGGCTAGTTGGAATGATCGGCTGGATTGTATATATTTCCCTTGTAGAATATGAATTTGATGCGGTTGTTGCATCATTTTTTGCAGCTTTTATGGTTGCAGTTATCAGTCAAATCCTCTCAAAAATATATAAAACGCCAAGTATCATTTTCAGTATATCTGGAATTATCCCGCTCGTCCCTGGTGGAATTGCTTATAACGCAATGCGCCATTTTGTTGTAAACGATTATAATACGGCCCTCCAATTAGCGGCAAAGGCCTTCATGATTTCTGGTGCGATCGCTGTTGGACTTGTCATTTCGGAAGTATTAAACCAGATAATTTTAAAAATTAAATTCAGGCAAGTGTAA
- a CDS encoding threonine/serine exporter family protein produces MENKFPQTLEVIDLCLLAGKIMLQCGGETYRVEDTMTRIAAALGIPHSHSYVVPTGIIFSIDGTEPAKLIRISERTTDLYKVTLVNGISRKISSGEMDIKEAFKKLNEIEKANFAFPIYQQILAASLSSGCFLLMYLGKWSDFLPAIISGGLGFICFIYIHRLVKIKFFSEFLAAFIIGLSAYFFVRTGIGTQLDKIIIGSVMPLVPGLLITNAIRDLMAGHLVAGLSKGAEAFLTACAIGTGVAVVIAFF; encoded by the coding sequence ATGGAAAATAAATTTCCTCAAACATTAGAAGTGATTGATTTATGTCTGCTTGCTGGAAAAATCATGCTGCAATGCGGTGGAGAAACGTATCGGGTGGAGGATACGATGACAAGAATTGCTGCAGCGTTGGGAATTCCTCATTCCCATAGTTATGTTGTGCCAACAGGCATTATCTTTTCAATTGATGGAACAGAGCCTGCAAAGCTCATTAGAATCTCTGAGCGGACTACAGATTTATATAAAGTTACTTTAGTTAACGGCATTTCAAGAAAAATAAGCAGTGGAGAAATGGATATTAAAGAAGCCTTTAAAAAGCTAAATGAAATTGAAAAGGCTAATTTCGCATTTCCTATTTATCAGCAAATTCTTGCAGCATCTCTTTCCAGTGGGTGTTTCCTATTGATGTATTTAGGAAAATGGAGTGATTTTTTACCAGCCATCATCAGTGGCGGATTAGGATTTATCTGTTTTATTTATATACATCGATTAGTTAAAATTAAGTTTTTTTCGGAGTTTTTAGCTGCTTTTATTATTGGGCTAAGTGCCTATTTTTTTGTGCGGACAGGAATAGGGACACAGCTAGACAAAATTATTATTGGATCCGTTATGCCGCTCGTTCCTGGGTTATTAATCACGAATGCAATACGAGACCTTATGGCTGGGCATTTGGTGGCTGGCTTGTCTAAAGGGGCGGAGGCGTTCTTAACCGCTTGTGCGATCGGAACAGGAGTGGCAGTCGTTATCGCATTTTTTTAG
- a CDS encoding PAS domain S-box protein: MNRNLPAPDSREATFLVNESGVIAYANNKACESFGYLESDMVGIDFNVLFPETNLREIKEGVVIHQKAKHLDGQIFSLIYRVNTFYLKQEKYFLVIFHQAMDHSRINKQQSYHLHELVDLKFALDESTIVAITNHKGIITYVNQKFCEVSKYSAEELIGQDHRIINSNTHSKEFFSELWRTISSGEVWKGEIRNQAKDGAFYWVDTTIVPFLGENGKPYQYLAIRHEITKRKQIEDELQTMMTKIIDIQEEERRRLSRELHDGVGQNLYSHLITINRLQAEMEHPLLEQMQDEATEIIEDLRDLSWELRPSVLDDLGLIPAIRSYLVRFSEHYLINVHFDCYLNSRLSPSTEISIYRIIQESLTNIRKYAETDEASVIIRKMDDVIRVVIKDNGIGFDIDQISRGVGLFSMEDRARAAGGTMTIHSVKGKGTKVILEIPL; the protein is encoded by the coding sequence ATGAACCGGAATTTACCTGCTCCTGATTCGAGGGAAGCGACTTTTCTCGTTAATGAATCAGGCGTCATTGCGTATGCCAATAATAAAGCCTGTGAAAGCTTTGGATATCTAGAAAGTGATATGGTTGGAATTGATTTTAATGTATTATTCCCTGAAACGAACTTAAGGGAAATTAAAGAAGGTGTGGTTATTCATCAAAAGGCAAAGCATTTAGATGGTCAAATCTTTTCCCTTATATATAGAGTGAACACATTTTATTTAAAACAGGAGAAATATTTTCTTGTTATTTTTCATCAGGCTATGGATCATTCCAGAATTAACAAACAGCAATCTTATCATCTTCATGAACTTGTCGATTTAAAATTCGCATTAGATGAGTCAACGATTGTCGCAATCACTAACCACAAAGGCATCATTACCTATGTCAATCAGAAATTCTGCGAAGTATCTAAGTATTCAGCAGAGGAGCTTATCGGCCAAGATCATCGAATCATAAATTCAAATACTCATTCTAAGGAATTTTTCTCCGAGCTTTGGCGGACTATTTCTTCAGGAGAGGTTTGGAAGGGTGAAATAAGGAATCAAGCAAAGGATGGTGCTTTTTACTGGGTAGATACGACCATTGTTCCTTTCCTTGGTGAAAATGGAAAACCTTATCAATACTTAGCGATTCGGCATGAAATTACTAAGAGAAAGCAGATTGAAGATGAACTCCAAACAATGATGACAAAAATAATCGATATTCAAGAAGAGGAAAGAAGAAGATTATCAAGAGAGCTGCATGACGGGGTGGGACAAAATTTATATAGCCATTTAATTACGATAAACAGGCTGCAGGCAGAAATGGAACATCCTTTACTGGAACAAATGCAAGATGAAGCAACAGAAATTATTGAAGACCTACGTGATCTTTCATGGGAGCTAAGACCGTCCGTACTTGATGATCTAGGGCTAATTCCGGCAATAAGGTCTTATTTAGTGAGGTTTTCAGAACATTATCTTATTAATGTTCATTTTGATTGCTATTTAAATAGCCGTCTTAGTCCCAGTACCGAAATTTCTATCTATCGCATCATTCAAGAAAGTCTAACGAATATTAGGAAATACGCAGAAACAGATGAGGCGTCAGTGATCATTCGAAAAATGGATGATGTGATTAGAGTAGTGATTAAGGATAATGGAATAGGATTTGATATAGATCAAATATCACGTGGAGTTGGACTTTTCAGTATGGAGGATAGGGCGCGTGCAGCGGGTGGGACAATGACGATCCATTCTGTAAAAGGCAAGGGAACGAAAGTTATTTTGGAGATTCCATTATAA
- a CDS encoding GAF domain-containing protein: MINSEGIAKQCEKILTAIDVDFVGLALQNKEGPDVRWHFAAGNSNEKYKRITVRYGKGIAGKVISTGSPITIKNFPEEITGKALEYPIMLAEKLVYAFAVPLFIKSVPKGVLLVGRRSNTPIAEKEQLTVKQAAKGLESLF, translated from the coding sequence TTGATAAACTCAGAGGGAATTGCAAAACAATGTGAAAAAATTTTAACTGCAATAGATGTTGATTTTGTAGGGCTGGCTTTGCAAAATAAAGAAGGTCCTGATGTTAGGTGGCATTTTGCAGCTGGCAATAGTAATGAGAAGTATAAGAGAATTACTGTTCGTTATGGAAAAGGAATTGCTGGTAAAGTGATTTCTACGGGAAGCCCAATCACGATAAAGAATTTTCCTGAAGAGATTACGGGCAAGGCACTTGAATATCCTATTATGCTGGCTGAAAAGCTTGTATATGCATTCGCAGTTCCATTATTTATAAAAAGTGTTCCGAAAGGTGTCTTATTAGTCGGGAGACGGTCAAATACTCCTATAGCAGAAAAGGAACAATTAACAGTTAAACAAGCTGCAAAAGGTTTAGAAAGTTTGTTTTAG
- a CDS encoding response regulator transcription factor, whose amino-acid sequence MIKILLCDDHAVVRMGLKMLLNNHPDIEVVGEASEGNEGIQKSLELKPNVVVMDLSMPHGRDGLSATSELKKLLPETAILILTMHDDEEYLFRAIQAGASGCILKSAPHDELLSAIRSVANGNAYLHPSATKRLMEEYLFGVKQGNTDTFNLLSDREKEVLTFIAKGFSNKEIAEQLVISVKTVETHKSNLMEKLQMKTRPELVEFALKKGLLGYGI is encoded by the coding sequence TTGATTAAGATACTTCTTTGTGATGATCATGCCGTTGTCAGAATGGGTTTAAAAATGCTTTTAAATAATCATCCGGACATAGAAGTTGTCGGTGAAGCATCCGAGGGAAATGAGGGTATCCAGAAATCACTTGAGCTTAAACCCAATGTTGTGGTCATGGATTTAAGCATGCCACATGGCAGAGATGGATTATCAGCAACTTCTGAATTAAAAAAGCTTTTGCCAGAAACGGCTATTCTTATCCTAACAATGCATGATGATGAAGAATATTTATTTAGAGCTATCCAAGCAGGAGCTTCAGGATGCATTTTGAAAAGTGCCCCACATGATGAACTGCTGTCAGCCATTCGTTCCGTTGCCAATGGTAACGCGTATTTGCACCCATCTGCAACGAAAAGATTAATGGAAGAATATTTATTCGGAGTTAAACAAGGGAATACAGATACTTTTAACCTGTTATCCGATCGAGAAAAGGAAGTTCTTACCTTTATTGCCAAAGGATTTTCTAATAAAGAAATTGCTGAACAACTAGTAATTAGTGTAAAAACTGTCGAAACACATAAAAGCAACTTAATGGAAAAGCTGCAAATGAAAACAAGGCCAGAGCTTGTTGAATTTGCTTTAAAAAAGGGGTTATTAGGATATGGAATTTAA
- a CDS encoding sensor histidine kinase yields MDTKSAQRNISSYIIQSQEDEIKRIAIELHEGVGQTLYSLYTGMQFIESSVEGDTMKGYVGGMAEILERTIQEIRLLSVELHPPTLTTLGLLPAMKSYIKLYTSTYGIEVHLMSIGEEVSLKEKERITLFRVCQEALANIARYADTVTAEVTFIWEQSHLRILIKDAGKGFDMEKGMNQSTGLAAMQERMLLIGGQWFLSSKIGAGTQIELHLPLL; encoded by the coding sequence ATGGATACAAAATCAGCCCAAAGAAATATTAGCTCTTATATTATTCAGTCACAAGAAGATGAAATCAAGCGAATAGCTATTGAACTTCACGAAGGTGTCGGGCAAACTTTGTATAGTCTTTATACAGGTATGCAATTCATTGAATCCTCCGTTGAAGGAGATACGATGAAAGGCTATGTCGGCGGCATGGCTGAAATACTGGAAAGAACGATTCAAGAAATTAGGCTGCTCTCGGTTGAATTACACCCTCCTACTTTAACAACGCTTGGACTTCTGCCGGCAATGAAAAGCTATATAAAGCTTTATACTTCTACCTATGGGATTGAGGTACATTTAATGAGTATTGGTGAAGAGGTCTCTCTGAAGGAAAAAGAAAGGATTACCTTATTCCGAGTTTGTCAGGAGGCCTTAGCCAATATTGCCAGATATGCGGATACAGTAACTGCAGAGGTAACCTTTATTTGGGAGCAAAGCCACTTGAGAATCCTTATTAAAGATGCAGGAAAAGGCTTTGATATGGAAAAAGGAATGAATCAATCGACTGGCCTAGCAGCCATGCAGGAGCGCATGCTTTTAATTGGCGGTCAATGGTTTCTTTCTTCAAAAATAGGGGCAGGCACACAAATTGAACTTCATCTGCCTCTATTATAA
- a CDS encoding MFS transporter: MVKKIQLPLQTLNLVVGFMVWVIISSLMPFIIEDIAIPANQLALVTAIPVILGSILRIPLGYYANQFGARTIFLISFILLIFPVYYISIANSVTDLLIGGLFLGIGGAVFSVGVTSLPKYYPKERHGFVNGIYGAGNLGTALSAFGAPVLASKFGWSTTVQFYLVILGIFIVANFFLGDKKENRVKTPLLEQIKGVYKNEKLWLLSLFYFITFGSFVAFTIYLPNFLVANFGLDKVDAGLRTAGFIVIATIMRPLGGWLADRFHSLILLMFVFGVYTISAMILSFAPSIGWYTFGCLTIALCAGIGNGVIFKLVPMYFHKQAGIVNGIVSAMGGLGGFFPPLLLTILYNVTGHYAIGFMALSEVALASLILVIWMYFQGKIGLAKEVIDHTVEGILVTDTHGKIISVNPAFSKITGYAQSDVIGKNPNILKSGMQSESFYKGLWQSIEENGFWQGEIWNKRKDGEPYLQWLTISAIKNDAGDIVQYAGMFSDKSGSRNVKKA, encoded by the coding sequence ATGGTTAAAAAAATACAGCTTCCATTACAAACATTAAACCTTGTCGTTGGATTTATGGTTTGGGTAATAATTTCCTCCCTTATGCCTTTTATTATAGAAGATATTGCGATCCCTGCTAATCAATTAGCACTTGTAACAGCCATTCCTGTTATCCTTGGTTCCATATTAAGGATTCCATTAGGCTATTATGCGAATCAATTTGGTGCACGAACGATCTTTTTAATAAGCTTTATTTTGCTAATATTCCCTGTATATTATATTAGCATCGCTAACTCTGTCACTGATTTATTAATTGGCGGTCTTTTCTTAGGGATTGGCGGAGCGGTTTTCTCAGTTGGGGTAACCTCTCTTCCAAAATATTATCCAAAAGAACGCCACGGGTTTGTCAATGGAATTTATGGTGCTGGTAACTTAGGAACTGCACTATCTGCTTTTGGCGCTCCTGTATTAGCTTCAAAGTTTGGCTGGTCTACGACTGTACAGTTTTATCTAGTTATTCTTGGAATTTTCATCGTAGCCAACTTCTTTTTAGGCGACAAAAAAGAAAATCGAGTCAAAACACCATTACTTGAACAAATTAAGGGTGTATACAAAAACGAAAAACTATGGCTTTTAAGTTTATTTTACTTTATTACTTTCGGTTCATTTGTTGCATTCACGATCTATCTGCCAAACTTTTTAGTTGCTAATTTCGGACTTGATAAAGTAGACGCTGGGTTAAGAACAGCTGGATTTATCGTCATTGCTACCATTATGAGACCACTTGGCGGCTGGCTAGCTGACCGTTTTCATTCTCTAATTTTATTAATGTTTGTTTTTGGAGTATATACGATTTCAGCAATGATCCTATCCTTTGCTCCATCTATTGGCTGGTACACTTTTGGCTGTTTAACGATTGCACTTTGTGCAGGTATCGGAAATGGTGTTATATTTAAACTTGTTCCAATGTATTTCCATAAGCAGGCTGGTATCGTCAATGGGATTGTTTCTGCGATGGGCGGCCTAGGAGGATTTTTCCCGCCATTATTATTAACAATCTTGTATAATGTTACTGGACATTATGCAATCGGATTTATGGCATTATCCGAAGTTGCTTTAGCAAGCTTAATTTTAGTTATTTGGATGTATTTCCAAGGAAAAATCGGGCTCGCTAAAGAAGTAATTGATCATACAGTTGAAGGGATCCTTGTAACGGACACTCACGGTAAAATTATTTCAGTAAACCCTGCATTTTCAAAAATAACAGGGTATGCACAGAGCGATGTCATTGGCAAAAATCCGAATATCTTAAAATCTGGTATGCAATCGGAGAGTTTTTACAAAGGTTTATGGCAATCGATTGAAGAAAATGGATTCTGGCAAGGAGAAATTTGGAATAAACGCAAAGACGGAGAACCGTATTTACAATGGCTAACGATTAGTGCAATAAAAAATGATGCTGGAGATATTGTGCAATATGCCGGTATGTTTAGTGATAAGTCAGGAAGCAGGAATGTGAAGAAAGCGTAG
- a CDS encoding Rieske (2Fe-2S) protein, which translates to MPSDKNNKIPFQEDNYTHNIEQNNERKLDRRGFMKTLVGAAGVFAVSSLPWGAVAAKELMGLGEKEYPHKKIIDIEKLPIGDAIDFKFPGEHDDAILIRLAENKYVAYQNACTHLRCPVFWVKDQGEMICPCHHGKFDVETGAPTAGPPRRPLPEIQVKVEKGAVFAVKVKRYEA; encoded by the coding sequence GTGCCATCAGATAAAAATAATAAAATCCCCTTTCAAGAAGATAATTACACTCATAATATAGAACAGAATAATGAACGGAAGCTCGACCGCCGCGGCTTCATGAAAACATTAGTGGGAGCAGCTGGGGTGTTCGCTGTTTCCTCTCTTCCTTGGGGAGCGGTTGCCGCAAAAGAATTAATGGGTCTTGGGGAGAAGGAATATCCCCATAAAAAAATTATCGATATCGAAAAACTCCCAATTGGAGATGCCATTGATTTCAAATTTCCTGGCGAACATGATGATGCGATTCTAATAAGATTAGCTGAAAATAAATATGTTGCCTATCAAAATGCATGTACCCATTTACGCTGTCCCGTATTCTGGGTGAAGGATCAAGGGGAAATGATTTGTCCTTGTCACCACGGAAAATTCGATGTTGAAACAGGTGCGCCAACTGCCGGACCGCCAAGACGGCCATTGCCAGAAATTCAAGTGAAAGTAGAGAAGGGTGCTGTCTTTGCAGTAAAGGTGAAACGATATGAAGCGTAG
- a CDS encoding 4Fe-4S dicluster domain-containing protein: MKKRLYLELENCIGCRSCLAACTQCGGHEERNRNYVYDVNPLVNRQTMPLMCLHCVNPACARSCPAQAIQIHETGAVLSALVEKCIGCQNCTIACPYGIPKFDTEQNLMYKCDLCIDRTKDGIPPMCASVCPSNTLQWLTDEEIENKKNQFNLDNGKWVTSLPYLEGETNVKVNLPGILQGVTKLF; the protein is encoded by the coding sequence ATGAAAAAGAGGCTCTATCTAGAACTAGAAAATTGTATCGGATGCCGTTCCTGCCTTGCCGCTTGTACACAGTGCGGCGGGCATGAGGAAAGAAACAGGAACTATGTTTACGATGTAAACCCGCTTGTGAACAGGCAAACCATGCCTCTTATGTGCCTTCACTGTGTGAATCCAGCGTGTGCAAGAAGCTGTCCGGCTCAGGCTATTCAGATTCATGAAACAGGAGCTGTTTTATCAGCATTAGTGGAAAAGTGTATTGGCTGTCAGAACTGTACAATTGCTTGTCCGTATGGAATACCGAAATTTGATACTGAACAGAACTTAATGTATAAATGCGATCTATGTATTGACCGAACAAAAGATGGCATTCCGCCAATGTGTGCGAGTGTTTGCCCATCCAATACTCTTCAATGGCTGACAGATGAAGAAATTGAAAACAAGAAAAATCAATTCAACCTTGATAATGGCAAATGGGTAACAAGCCTGCCTTATCTTGAAGGTGAAACGAACGTTAAAGTCAATCTGCCTGGTATTTTACAAGGCGTAACTAAGTTGTTTTAG